CCCACAGCCTTGCTGACGCAGCCATGCTCAAGCCGGAGGCGATCACCGATTTGCACGGCATTGGTCCGGAGATCGCCCAGAGCCTGGAGCAGTGGTTCAACACCTCAGCCAACCAGGATCTGCTTCAGCAGCTGCGCGATGTCGGCCTCACGCTGGCGGCCTCGGATCAGGAGCGTCAGGCCCTGGCAGATCGCAACAACGGCAAGGGGCACCTCAGCGGCCAGACCTTCGTGCTCACCGGCACCCTGCCCTCGCTCTCCCGGTCTCAGGCCCAGGCCTTGATCGAAGAAGCAGGGGGCAAAGTGAGCGGATCGGTGAGCAAGAAAACCAGTTTCGTGGTGGCTGGCGACGAAGCGGGAAGCAAACTGGAAAAAGCCAGGACCCTTGGAATCCGCGTGCTCGACGAAACAGCACTGCAGCGGCTGATTCAAGCCAGCACCGACTCCTTCAATCCGCGTTGAAAGAACGAAGCTGACCCCATGCCAACGCCGATCACAAGAGCAGTCGAAGCACTCACAGGTGAGTGGCAGATCAACCTCGAGCAGCGCGTCCCACGCAAAGAGCTCTACAAAGCACGCATCGAGTCATCGAAACCGTCCCTAGGTTTCTTCGTACTCCTGGTGTGTTCAGCGGTGATCGCCACACTCGGGCTGATCTCCAACAGCACCGCCGTGGTGATTGGGGCCATGATCGTGGCACCGCTGATGGATCCGATCCTGAGCCTGGCCTTCGCTCTGGCCATCAGCAACAACACCCTGGCAAAGCGATCCCTGCTCACCATCCTGCTGGGTGTGCTCACCGTTGTTGGCACGGCGGCGATTTTGTCGATGCTGCTCGACGTGAGCGAGGTGAATCGGGAGATGACCTCCCGCACCGCTCCCAATCTGATCGATCTCGGCATTGCCGTTGCCGCCGCCATTGCCGGTTCCTTCAGCATGACGCGCGCGGGGCTGTCGAACTCGATCGCCGGTGTGGCCATCGCTGTGGCCCTGGTGCCTCCCCTCTGCGTCTGCGGCATCGGCTTGAGCCTGGGCCAGGAAGTGGTGGCGGTGTTCGGACGGGGAACGGTGGCGGGAATCACCAATCAGATCTCCGAGGGCTCATTCCTGTTGTTCCTGGCCAACCTGATCGGGATCACCGTGGCCAGCCTGTTCATCTTTTTGATCCAGCGGTACGGGTCGGTGGGGCAGAGCTGGCGCAATCTTCTGGTGTGGCTCGGTCTTCTGGGCCTGCTCTCGATCCCCCTGTCCTCATCCCTGCGCGACTTCAGCATCAAACAGCAACTGGATGGTCAGTTCGCCAGCTTCAAAGCCGGTCGAGTGCGTCAGTTCGAACTCACCCGCAAGAATCCCTACCTTTGGCAAAAGGTGCGGATGCTGTACAGCAATATCCGGGTTGTGGACAACAAAGCCACCGTTGATCTCGTGCTCAGCGCTCCAGAAGGTCTGGTCACAGACGGACTGGCGCAGGAGGTGTACGAGGGCCTCGCCGATCGCGCCAAGACAGACCTGGGCCTGGACGACATCAGGACCACCATCAGCGTGATCCCCAATCAGATCTTTAAATACAGCGAAACGTCGCAGCCATCGTCGTGAATCAACAGGATCAACAACGGCCCTCTGTGTTTCGTTGGATCAAAACCGACTGCGGCCGCGCCAAATATGCCGACCTGAGTGCACGCAAGGGATTGCGGGCCAGAGGCCGGCTGATCTGGTTTGTGCTGATCGCTGCGATCCGCGACTGGCGCCTCACGGATCCCGATCAACCCGCCGGATCTTGATCCAGCTCTGATCCCTCCTGCAGCGCCTTGCGAGCAGCGCGACCCACCAGCCAGACAACCGCAACGGTGGCCAGCACACCGACAACCCGCAACACCCAGGCCTGAGGGGACGTCTCCCCAGCCAACACCTCCCCGAAACGCGCAGCGCTTCCAGCCAGTGCACCGAGTGCGCAGAACAGGATCGTGCCAGGAATGATGCCGATCAGGCCCAGGTTGTAATCCCGCAGGCTCACGTCGCTGAGTCCATAGGCGAGGTTCAGCAAAGAGAACGGAAAAGCCGGAGACAGGCGGGTGAGCAACACCAACCGGAACCCTTCACGGCTCACCGCCTTTTCGATTGCCAACAGTTTTGGGAAGCGCTTGAGCCGACGTTGTGCCCAACCGCGCAAGCGGTGGCGCCCCAGCAGAAACGCAGCTTCCGCCCCGAGCGTGGCTCCAGCGAACACAATCACGCTGCCCCACCAGGTGCCGTAGAGAGCACCCGCCAGCATCGAAGCCCAGATGCCAGGCAAGAGCAGCGTGACCCAAAGCGCATACAGGGGAATAAACACCAGGGCTCCTAACGGAGACTGCAGCCAGTGCAGAACGGCCTCCGTGCTCAGCAGATCACTCGCCATTCCTTAACCCTTGCGCCTTACAACCGTTCCATGGAGAAGCTGTTCAGCGCAACTGCCAACCCTGCGCCACCACGCCATGGAACTGTCAGTGTTCACCTCGGGGGAACGCCGATTCTTGACCTGGCCCTGCTCGTGCTCGGCCTGGCGCTCGTCGCCGGGATCGCAAGCCTCAGCAGCCAGATGGCCGTGAGTTTTCATCCAGAGGCCTCCACCCTCACCGGCATTGATCTCAATCCAATCCATCTGCCCGCCTATGCCGCACGCTCCAGCCTGCGCATGTTGATCGGCCTGGGCATCTCCCTAGGGATCTGTCTGGTGGTGGGCACCCTGGCTGCCCGAAATGCCATCGCCGAACGGGTGATCATCCCCTAGTCGACATCTTGCAATCGGTGCCGGTTCTGGGCTTTCTGGCCATCACCGTGGCCTTTTTCATCCATCTGTTCCGCGGCAGCCTGCTGGGGCTTGAGGCGGCGTCGATCTTCGCAATCGTGACCGGCCAGTTGTGGAATCTGATCTTCTCTTACTACCAATCGCTGCGCACGGTGCCGAGCGATCTGAGCGAAGCAGCGACGCTTTATCGCTTCAGTGGTTGGCAGCGCTTCACCCAGCTGGATCTCCCGGCCGGAAGCATCAATCTGGTCTGGAACGGAATGATGAGCTTCGCTGGCGGTTGGTTCTTCGCCACACAAAGTGAAGCGATCAGCGTCAACAACGCTGACTACACCCTGCCGGGGTTGGGGTCCTGGGACTGAGCGACGACAGCCTGCTGCCGTTGGCAGAAGCTGGTGTCATCCTGGGATTGCTTGAGACCAAGGGGAGTCAGGTGGAACTCACCGGCCTGGGCCGCCAACTGCGTAAAGCCGATTCCAGCGGGGAGCGGCAGTTATTGGCCAAACAACTGCGCGAAAGGATCCCCCTCGTGCAAACCGTGGAGCGTTTGCTGACTCGCAACCGACGCAGTGGCGTGAGTGGCGCCATCATTTTGGATCTCATGGATGAACACCTCACAACCCCCCAAGTGGATCAGACGTTCCGAACCCTGGTGAGCTGGCTTCGCTTCACGGGAATCGCTCACTACAGCGACGACACACAGCGGTTTCAACGCCCTGCTGACACGAGCGAACAGATATGAAGCGATCACTCACCCTCTTCGCAGCGGTTGGTCTGCTCAGCGCTTGCAGCAGCAGTGACGAATCCCGCTCCACCTTGCTCCGGGTCGTGCGCACGTTGCCCGCCAACGAGGTGGTGACGGGGGAGGAAAGCGCACGCGATCGCAAACTGCTGCGCGATTTTCAAACCAACCTGCGCGCTGTGATCCCCGGACTGCGCATCCAACCCTCTCTTTATTCGGCAACCAGCGTCCAGTCGGAACTGCAACGACAGACCAACAGTGGACTGGGACCCGACCTCGTGATCAGCGACGCCCAGACCATCCAGGCCCTGTTCGCAGCACGCCTACTCGATCCCGTCCCGATCACACCTGAACAACGCCAAGCCATTCCAACGGAGCTACTCGCACGCGTCAGCACAGACAACGGCACCCTTACTGGATTGCCGGTGTCCCAGTACATCCAACTGGCCTGCTACGACAAACGCAAACTCAAAAGTGCACCGAAAACTCTGCGCGAACTGGCCCAGCAAAGCAGTGAGGGCAACATTTTCGGTCTCACCCAAAATTTCGAGAATCTCTATTGGAGTGTGGGCAGCTACGGCGCTGGAAAGGCGTTGATCAGTTCCCTGCGTGGGGAAACACCAACAACGCAGGATGTGAACCAGCTGGTGCAATGGCTCACCTGGCTGCGAGCAGCCAGCTTTCAGCAGAACGTTCTGTTCATGAACGATCAGGCCACCCTCAGGCAACAGCTGATCAATGGCAATCTGCATTGGATCAGCTGTTGGAGCTCCCAGCTTCCCCAACTGCGCGAGGCCTTGAAAGACAATCTCGGCGTTGGGCTGTTACCAGCGGGACCAGCAGGAAAAGCCACGCCGGTGAGCCGACTGCAGGTGTGGGGCCTCGGACGCAATTCCAGCCATCAACAGCGCTTGAAAAGCACAGAACTGATGCAATTCATCGTTCTTCCCTGGGCCCAGAAAACATGGGCTCTGCGCTATCGCACCTCCTATCCGGTCAACCCAGCCGCCGCACAAATCATCAATCGCGAAATCCCTGGAACCCAAGACCTTTATCTGAGCACCGACGAGGAGGATGTCCGCATTGGCGATGAAATCAGAGCCGCGCTTAATCAAGATCCGAAACTTGAGCAAGCGATGCAACTCACACTGAATGATGTGATTTTTGGCACTGAAACCCCCAGCCAAGGCGCCGCAACACTGAACACCAAACTGGGCCCATCGTCATGACCATCACCCACCTCCTCCTGACGGTGTCCCCCCGCGACATCCTTGTGGAAATGCTGAGCTGGCTGGCCTTTCTGCAGCGCTGGTCGGTGCTGTCCCAACTGCTTGTGCTGGCTGTGATCGTGCTTCTGGCACGCACGCGCAGCATCCAACTCCATCTCAATCGGTACCGCCTGCATCAACAGGTTCCAGAAGCGATCCGTGTTCTGCTCGGTCCTGCACTAATCCTGATCCTTGCGGCTGTCTTTGCCACATGCCAAGCACCCTTCGGCCTGCTGCGTTATTTCGGGCTGCTCTGGCTGGGCTGGAATCTATTCACACCCTTGAAATTACTGGTTAAACGTGTCAATCCACAGTTCCCGATCGAAGAACTTGAAAGCACATTTTTCAAACCGGTTTATGTAATCACAGCCACAGTTTCGATGCTGAGCCTGCTCGGTAGCCGCGAAAATCTCGCACGGGTCGGCATCGCCAACCTCTTTGGTGTTGAAATCACCTTGGGCAAGGTGTACACAGCGATTGTGGCGATTTATCTGATCGTCACAATTGCATCGCGCCCTGCCGCACTGATGGCCTGGGCCAGCGGCACGATCTTCGGGGTGCGGCAGCAAAACAGGCGTGGCATGGAATTGCTATTCCGTTACAGCGTGATCGCCATCGGCATCGTCAGTGTGGCGTATTACATCGGCATTAATGGCAATGCATTCATCGCCATCGCCGGTGGTTTATCGGTGGGGATCGGTTTTGGAATCAAGGAAATCATCTCCAATTTCATCAGCAGCATCTGGTTGCTGTTTGAAGGTTCCGTACGTCCTGGCGAAATCTTGATGATCAATGGAGATCCCTGCACGGTGCGCAAGCTCGGACTCAGGGCAACACAGCTGAAGCGCGGCCGTGACGGCGCCGAACTACTGATCCCGAACCAGACCTTCTTCACGCAGGAAGCAGCGTCCTACACAGCGGCTGAAACGGCACGTCGCGACAGCGTGGTCGTCGGAGCTGCCTACGACCATGATCCCGATCGGGTGATTGACCTGCTACTCGCGATTGCAGAAGACCATCCCAAAGTGAAGCAATACCCACCAGCAGCAGCCTTCGTCACGGACTTTGCCGATTCGTCGATCAACTACAAAGTGCTGTTCTGGGTGGCCAACCCTCTCGACGCCTTCGCCGTGGGCAGTGATCTGCGTAGGGAGATCTGGAAACGATTCGAGAAAGAAGGGATCACCATTCCCTTCCCCCAACGCCAGGTTTATCCCATGCAATGGCCTCCGAGTCTGCAACAGAGCCTCAACACCCAGTCAACGACTGATCAAGAAACACAACGCTGAGTGCCAACGAACCACAGCTAAAATCCCGAGTCTCGTCGCGCTAGACCCATCCAAGATCTTCAGGAGTTCCGTGAACTCACAACAAACGCGGTCGACCGCGTGGGATTTCTTCAGACCAATACGGGGCTAATTGTCGGGACCCTGACGCTGATCGCGGCCTGGTTTCTGCTCCACTTCCTGAGCCGACACGGACGCAACATCGGCAGCCTGATCACGCGCAGCCTGAGGCGACCGCTACTGATCGGTCTTGGCGTGTCGCTCTATGGCACATGGATCACCCATTGGGTCGATAAGCGCATCGATGTGGTGGATCAGCTAACACTGAAGCGCCTCTCAGCCACGCTGCTGATTATCACCATCAGCTGGGCAGCTCTCAATGTCGGGCACGCCATTCTCCAGTCGGGGTCGATGCGGCGCTGGATGCAGATGGACGATGAGCAAGACAAAGCCATGCTCATCAATCTGCTGGGACGGCTCTTCACCATTGTCACGCTGCTGATCACAACAGCGGTTTTGATGGTGAACTTCGGCATTCCATCCGCCGCCATCGCCACCTTGCTGGGTGGCGCCGGGATTGGTTTCACCTTCGCCACGCAACAGATCAGCCAGAATTTTCTTTCCGGCTTCATGCTCTTCTTCAATCGCCCGTTCAAAGAAGGGGATTGGATCAACGTCGACGAACTGCAAGGAACCGTGGAATCGATTGGCTGGTACTACACAAGAATTCGCACTTTTGATCGCAGGCCGCTCAATATCCCCAACTCGATTTTTGCCACGAAACCGATTGAAAATCCTGGCCAAATGTACAACAGGCGAATTCTTGCCAATATCAGCCTGCGTTATGAAGACCTTGGCAAAATCGCTGGAATTACAGACGAGGTCCGAGAACACCTAAAGCATCACCCCCAGATCGACCAGGAACAAATCATTCTTGTGAATTTCAATCAATGGGATGCATCATCCATCAACATGATGGTGTATTGCTTTACCAAAACGACTGTCTGGGCTGAATGGCTCAACATCCAACAATCAATTTTCCTTGATATCGCTGCCATCGTGAAGCGAAGTGACGCTGATTTCGCCTTTAACTGCACGACTCTTTACCCAGCGCCCAACATGGATATGGATGCGATTCGGGCCAGCATCACGCCAAAAGGCAATTGAAGACGGGCAACAAAAAAGCTCCCCCACGATGGGGGAGCTGAAGGGATTCCAAACGGGCAATACCAACCTGATGGTGCTGCTGTGAAATCAGACCATGTTGACGTTGAACTTGAAGGCATCCAACGTGCCGGAAACCTCACTGGAGACCAGCAACTGACCGGACTCATCGTCAGTTTTCACGAAAACGGAAGCCTCAGGTGAGAGGGAACCACCGGCATAGAAGGTGTGAACATGCTTCGGAGCATTCACATCGGTGATCTCATACACAGGAATCAGAGTGCTGGTGGCCCGCTCCAGTGCAATGAAGGCGAAAGAGCGATCACCCAGGGTCACGATCTCAACGTGCTCCGGTTCCACACCTTTGTCATCACTACGGCCATCGTCATAGAGGGTGTAGTCAGCAGCGATCCGATCAAGCTGATCACCTGAATCCCACACCAAGTTGCCATTCGCATCGCGAATGCTGAAGGAACGACCGCCAAAGGCCGTGATGCTGTCGGCCGTGTTCTGATCCGTGATGGTCTTCAATCGGCCTTCACCGTCACCACTCACAATCAGATTGTCGAGAGGGCCGTCGAGCTTGCCTGCACGTTTCTCATCGGAATAGAAGTCATCATCGGCGATGGCACCATATTTGGTTGTGATGAAGAATTCATCGCCTTCTTCGGCCTCAAAGCTTCCGGTGTTTCCAGCGTCGCCGGAGTACACATAGATCGTCTGGCCAGTCAGAGGG
The sequence above is a segment of the Synechococcus sp. PROS-7-1 genome. Coding sequences within it:
- a CDS encoding ABC transporter permease subunit codes for the protein MPVLGFLAITVAFFIHLFRGSLLGLEAASIFAIVTGQLWNLIFSYYQSLRTVPSDLSEAATLYRFSGWQRFTQLDLPAGSINLVWNGMMSFAGGWFFATQSEAISVNNADYTLPGLGSWD
- a CDS encoding TIGR00341 family protein, which codes for MPTPITRAVEALTGEWQINLEQRVPRKELYKARIESSKPSLGFFVLLVCSAVIATLGLISNSTAVVIGAMIVAPLMDPILSLAFALAISNNTLAKRSLLTILLGVLTVVGTAAILSMLLDVSEVNREMTSRTAPNLIDLGIAVAAAIAGSFSMTRAGLSNSIAGVAIAVALVPPLCVCGIGLSLGQEVVAVFGRGTVAGITNQISEGSFLLFLANLIGITVASLFIFLIQRYGSVGQSWRNLLVWLGLLGLLSIPLSSSLRDFSIKQQLDGQFASFKAGRVRQFELTRKNPYLWQKVRMLYSNIRVVDNKATVDLVLSAPEGLVTDGLAQEVYEGLADRAKTDLGLDDIRTTISVIPNQIFKYSETSQPSS
- a CDS encoding mechanosensitive ion channel family protein; this encodes MGFLQTNTGLIVGTLTLIAAWFLLHFLSRHGRNIGSLITRSLRRPLLIGLGVSLYGTWITHWVDKRIDVVDQLTLKRLSATLLIITISWAALNVGHAILQSGSMRRWMQMDDEQDKAMLINLLGRLFTIVTLLITTAVLMVNFGIPSAAIATLLGGAGIGFTFATQQISQNFLSGFMLFFNRPFKEGDWINVDELQGTVESIGWYYTRIRTFDRRPLNIPNSIFATKPIENPGQMYNRRILANISLRYEDLGKIAGITDEVREHLKHHPQIDQEQIILVNFNQWDASSINMMVYCFTKTTVWAEWLNIQQSIFLDIAAIVKRSDADFAFNCTTLYPAPNMDMDAIRASITPKGN
- a CDS encoding AAA-associated domain-containing protein — its product is MAEAGVILGLLETKGSQVELTGLGRQLRKADSSGERQLLAKQLRERIPLVQTVERLLTRNRRSGVSGAIILDLMDEHLTTPQVDQTFRTLVSWLRFTGIAHYSDDTQRFQRPADTSEQI
- a CDS encoding TVP38/TMEM64 family protein, whose translation is MASDLLSTEAVLHWLQSPLGALVFIPLYALWVTLLLPGIWASMLAGALYGTWWGSVIVFAGATLGAEAAFLLGRHRLRGWAQRRLKRFPKLLAIEKAVSREGFRLVLLTRLSPAFPFSLLNLAYGLSDVSLRDYNLGLIGIIPGTILFCALGALAGSAARFGEVLAGETSPQAWVLRVVGVLATVAVVWLVGRAARKALQEGSELDQDPAG
- a CDS encoding extracellular solute-binding protein translates to MKRSLTLFAAVGLLSACSSSDESRSTLLRVVRTLPANEVVTGEESARDRKLLRDFQTNLRAVIPGLRIQPSLYSATSVQSELQRQTNSGLGPDLVISDAQTIQALFAARLLDPVPITPEQRQAIPTELLARVSTDNGTLTGLPVSQYIQLACYDKRKLKSAPKTLRELAQQSSEGNIFGLTQNFENLYWSVGSYGAGKALISSLRGETPTTQDVNQLVQWLTWLRAASFQQNVLFMNDQATLRQQLINGNLHWISCWSSQLPQLREALKDNLGVGLLPAGPAGKATPVSRLQVWGLGRNSSHQQRLKSTELMQFIVLPWAQKTWALRYRTSYPVNPAAAQIINREIPGTQDLYLSTDEEDVRIGDEIRAALNQDPKLEQAMQLTLNDVIFGTETPSQGAATLNTKLGPSS
- a CDS encoding mechanosensitive ion channel family protein yields the protein MTITHLLLTVSPRDILVEMLSWLAFLQRWSVLSQLLVLAVIVLLARTRSIQLHLNRYRLHQQVPEAIRVLLGPALILILAAVFATCQAPFGLLRYFGLLWLGWNLFTPLKLLVKRVNPQFPIEELESTFFKPVYVITATVSMLSLLGSRENLARVGIANLFGVEITLGKVYTAIVAIYLIVTIASRPAALMAWASGTIFGVRQQNRRGMELLFRYSVIAIGIVSVAYYIGINGNAFIAIAGGLSVGIGFGIKEIISNFISSIWLLFEGSVRPGEILMINGDPCTVRKLGLRATQLKRGRDGAELLIPNQTFFTQEAASYTAAETARRDSVVVGAAYDHDPDRVIDLLLAIAEDHPKVKQYPPAAAFVTDFADSSINYKVLFWVANPLDAFAVGSDLRREIWKRFEKEGITIPFPQRQVYPMQWPPSLQQSLNTQSTTDQETQR